Proteins encoded in a region of the Nocardia asteroides genome:
- a CDS encoding DUF6463 family protein, with amino-acid sequence MPALGPWVHRLLFATAAIHFVYAFIQPNDWSGIASEGFLAAASDTGDPAYFARDASVWFMMCGIALLAIGALTRNALSATGRVPGHVGWYLVAIGIPLTVIYFPVTGGWLILAVAAVALAAAYRVDQPEL; translated from the coding sequence ATGCCCGCCCTCGGCCCCTGGGTGCACCGACTGCTCTTCGCGACGGCGGCGATCCACTTCGTGTACGCGTTCATCCAGCCCAACGACTGGTCCGGCATCGCGTCCGAAGGATTCCTGGCGGCGGCCTCCGACACCGGCGATCCCGCCTATTTCGCGCGCGATGCCAGCGTGTGGTTCATGATGTGCGGAATCGCGCTGTTGGCCATCGGCGCGCTCACCCGCAACGCGCTCAGCGCTACCGGCCGCGTACCGGGCCACGTCGGCTGGTACTTGGTCGCGATCGGAATCCCGCTGACCGTCATCTATTTTCCCGTCACCGGCGGCTGGCTGATACTGGCCGTCGCCGCGGTAGCCCTTGCCGCCGCCTACCGCGTGGACCAGCCGGAACTGTGA
- a CDS encoding TetR/AcrR family transcriptional regulator, with amino-acid sequence MSKRDWLDAGLAVLAEDGARALTVKRLCADLGLTKGSFYHHFRGMSGYKTDLLEHFESVYTGRYITETEAGDAPARDKLARLTDLVLADQDADNAVEIAMRSWAMQDPEVYRLQQRVDRRRVEYLESLLRDLHENNEEIEPLARLLYLALVGAQQVIPPLPAKEIADIYALVLRLAIRKEN; translated from the coding sequence ATGAGCAAGCGGGATTGGCTCGACGCCGGGTTGGCGGTGCTGGCCGAGGACGGGGCGCGGGCGCTCACCGTGAAGCGTTTGTGCGCCGACCTCGGCCTCACGAAAGGGTCGTTCTACCACCATTTCCGGGGCATGTCCGGGTACAAGACCGACCTGCTCGAACACTTCGAATCCGTGTACACCGGCCGGTATATCACCGAAACCGAGGCAGGCGACGCCCCCGCACGCGACAAGCTCGCCCGGCTGACGGACCTCGTACTCGCAGATCAGGACGCGGACAACGCAGTGGAGATCGCCATGCGCTCCTGGGCGATGCAGGACCCGGAGGTGTACCGGCTCCAGCAGCGCGTGGACCGGAGGCGGGTCGAATACCTCGAGTCACTGTTGCGCGATCTCCACGAGAACAACGAGGAGATCGAACCGTTGGCGCGCCTGCTCTACCTCGCACTCGTCGGGGCCCAGCAGGTGATTCCACCACTTCCCGCGAAAGAGATCGCCGATATCTATGCCTTGGTGCTGCGACTGGCGATCCGGAAGGAGAACTGA
- a CDS encoding DUF4281 domain-containing protein, giving the protein MTESLFDITFWLAAPFWALMVLAPTWRRTGAIVASPLICLPPLIVYAALIVPEFGSFAETLINPNLPGLQTVLGESSGAAAAWAHFVAFDLFLGRWIFLDSRARGRTPLLISPLLVLTILFAPIGVLIYLLIRLTTTPAPGRTVPTEA; this is encoded by the coding sequence ATGACGGAATCGCTCTTCGACATCACCTTCTGGTTGGCGGCGCCGTTCTGGGCACTGATGGTCCTGGCGCCGACGTGGCGGCGGACCGGTGCGATCGTCGCGTCACCGCTCATCTGCCTCCCGCCCCTGATCGTCTACGCGGCACTGATCGTGCCCGAGTTCGGCTCGTTCGCCGAGACGTTGATCAACCCGAATCTGCCTGGGCTGCAAACCGTTCTCGGTGAAAGCTCCGGGGCCGCGGCGGCATGGGCGCACTTCGTGGCCTTCGATTTGTTCCTCGGACGCTGGATCTTCCTGGACAGCCGCGCCCGCGGACGCACACCGCTGCTGATCAGCCCGCTGCTCGTGCTCACCATCCTGTTCGCGCCGATCGGCGTCCTGATCTACCTGCTCATCCGACTCACCACCACACCGGCGCCCGGCCGGACCGTCCCCACGGAGGCATGA
- a CDS encoding MerR family transcriptional regulator, with protein MRIAELSRASGVSPATIKYYVREGLLPSGVRTHRNQAEYSEAHVSRLRLIRALVDIGGVSIEAARELLAALDSGNLSARDSLGHVQYALGGRRSPVADEQRAAAAEDVAALLDGRGWRIHDESPALGTLIDVCAALRQLGHGDVVGALDDYAGASEAIAATDLALVRNEPAVERMTETAIVGTILGDTLLAALRRLAQEHLSRTLLPPDDASGRTEV; from the coding sequence ATGCGGATCGCCGAACTCAGCCGCGCCAGCGGTGTTTCTCCCGCGACGATCAAGTACTACGTGCGGGAAGGCCTGCTGCCGTCCGGCGTGCGAACCCACCGCAACCAGGCCGAATACAGCGAGGCGCACGTGAGTCGGCTGCGGCTGATCCGGGCACTGGTGGATATCGGCGGCGTGTCCATCGAAGCGGCGAGGGAACTGCTCGCGGCGCTCGACAGCGGCAACCTGTCCGCGCGCGATTCCCTCGGTCATGTGCAGTACGCGCTGGGTGGGCGGCGCTCTCCGGTCGCCGACGAGCAGCGGGCGGCCGCCGCCGAGGACGTCGCGGCACTGCTGGACGGGCGCGGCTGGCGAATCCACGACGAGAGCCCGGCCCTCGGCACCCTCATCGATGTCTGCGCCGCGCTGCGCCAGCTCGGCCACGGTGACGTGGTCGGCGCGCTGGACGACTACGCGGGCGCCAGCGAGGCCATCGCCGCCACCGACCTCGCCCTGGTCCGCAACGAACCCGCCGTCGAGCGGATGACCGAAACCGCGATCGTCGGAACGATCTTGGGTGACACCCTGCTCGCCGCACTGCGCCGGCTGGCGCAAGAGCATCTCTCCCGCACGCTGTTGCCGCCGGACGACGCTTCCGGCCGCACCGAGGTTTAG
- a CDS encoding type 1 glutamine amidotransferase codes for MADQLDGTRVLIITSNAGVERDELLVPRDELRQRGARVTHAAPKREQVQTFRHDTEKDAAVQPDSSLHEVSVDDFDVLVVPGGTVNADKLRVTDRAIELAKEFAGAGKPIAAICHGPWLLVNAELVSGKTLTSYFSLRADIVNAGGAWVDEPAVRSAEGGWTLLTSRNPGDLPDFVHAITREVVPASR; via the coding sequence ATGGCCGATCAGCTGGATGGGACGCGGGTCCTGATCATCACCTCGAACGCGGGAGTGGAGCGGGACGAACTGCTGGTGCCGCGCGACGAACTGCGTCAGCGCGGCGCGCGGGTCACCCATGCCGCGCCGAAGCGCGAGCAGGTGCAGACTTTCCGCCACGACACGGAGAAAGACGCTGCTGTACAACCGGATTCGTCGTTGCACGAGGTTTCCGTGGACGACTTCGACGTGCTCGTGGTGCCCGGCGGCACGGTGAACGCGGACAAGCTGCGGGTCACCGACCGGGCGATCGAGCTGGCCAAGGAGTTCGCGGGCGCGGGCAAGCCGATCGCCGCGATCTGCCACGGCCCCTGGCTGCTCGTGAACGCGGAGCTGGTGTCCGGCAAGACGCTGACCTCGTACTTCTCGCTCCGGGCCGACATCGTCAACGCGGGCGGCGCGTGGGTCGACGAACCGGCGGTCCGCTCCGCCGAGGGCGGGTGGACGCTGCTCACCTCCCGCAACCCGGGTGATCTCCCCGATTTCGTCCATGCCATTACGCGGGAAGTGGTACCTGCCTCCCGGTGA
- a CDS encoding TetR/AcrR family transcriptional regulator: MARQPWVDTADARRSTSNRPGRDERRRAIVQAAIAAIEEDGPHALTGRIADRAGLARTHVYRHFASKEELDLAVARYAHHDLTERIRARLAVHGTPLDVIREPLAQHVRWAAEHPNLYRFLVGRDYRRGRNEPRVGGSAFAAEISAAAARYLPEFGADPMAADRLVVALLGLVDASVRWWLEHHDTTESALVDRLTTECWLLIDNRLRDLGIAIDPREPLPDK; encoded by the coding sequence GTGGCACGACAACCCTGGGTGGACACCGCCGACGCTCGGCGTTCCACCAGCAATCGGCCCGGCCGCGACGAGCGCCGCCGCGCCATCGTGCAAGCCGCGATAGCGGCGATCGAGGAGGACGGTCCGCACGCGCTGACCGGCCGGATCGCCGACCGGGCCGGACTGGCCCGAACACATGTCTATCGACACTTCGCCAGCAAGGAAGAGCTGGACTTGGCGGTCGCCCGGTACGCGCACCACGATCTGACCGAGCGGATCCGGGCGCGATTGGCGGTGCACGGCACGCCACTGGACGTCATCCGCGAGCCATTGGCCCAGCACGTACGGTGGGCCGCCGAGCACCCCAATCTGTATCGCTTCCTGGTCGGACGCGATTACCGGCGGGGCCGCAACGAGCCGCGCGTCGGCGGAAGCGCTTTCGCCGCCGAGATCTCCGCGGCGGCGGCGCGCTACCTGCCGGAGTTCGGGGCCGACCCGATGGCCGCGGACCGGCTGGTGGTCGCCCTGCTGGGTCTGGTCGACGCCTCGGTGCGCTGGTGGCTGGAACACCACGACACCACCGAGTCCGCCCTCGTCGACCGCCTGACCACCGAATGCTGGCTGCTCATCGACAACCGGCTCCGCGATCTGGGCATCGCGATCGACCCGCGAGAACCATTGCCGGACAAGTGA
- a CDS encoding acyl-CoA dehydrogenase family protein has translation MTTCRSAWLDDDLDALRELARSFFAKELTPNIDKFIEQHHVDRDFWTKAGALGLLCASIPEEYGGGGGTFAHEAVLIEEQAKAFDTSWGATLHSGIVAHYLLHYGTEEQKRQWLPKMATGEVVGAIAMTEPGTGSDLQNVKTKAIREGDEYVVNGSKTFITNGSQADLVIVVAKTDTSAGAAGISLILVEADRPGFRRGRVLDKVGQKGQDTSELFFEDVRVPVSNLLGTREGQGFVQLMQQLPQERLIIAVGSVAGMEAALEATLRYTKERHAFGKPVFAFQNTKFKLAEVATETRVARVFLDDCIARHLRGELDIPTVAMAKWWTTDRAMSVADECLQLHGGYGYMTEYPISRMWTDSRVQKIYGGTNEIMKEIIARSL, from the coding sequence ATGACGACCTGCCGGTCCGCCTGGCTCGACGACGACCTGGACGCCCTGCGCGAGCTCGCCCGCTCGTTCTTCGCGAAGGAGTTGACGCCGAACATCGACAAGTTCATCGAGCAGCACCACGTCGACCGCGACTTCTGGACCAAGGCGGGCGCGCTCGGCCTGCTGTGCGCGTCGATCCCGGAGGAGTACGGCGGTGGCGGCGGCACCTTCGCGCACGAGGCCGTGCTCATCGAGGAGCAGGCCAAGGCGTTCGACACCTCCTGGGGCGCCACCTTGCACAGCGGGATCGTCGCGCACTACCTGCTGCACTACGGCACCGAAGAGCAGAAACGGCAGTGGCTGCCCAAGATGGCCACCGGCGAGGTCGTCGGCGCGATCGCCATGACCGAGCCGGGTACGGGATCGGATCTGCAGAACGTCAAGACCAAGGCGATCCGCGAGGGCGACGAGTACGTCGTGAACGGCTCGAAGACCTTCATCACCAACGGCAGCCAAGCCGATCTCGTCATCGTGGTCGCCAAGACCGACACCAGCGCGGGCGCCGCGGGGATCTCGCTGATCCTGGTGGAGGCCGACCGGCCGGGCTTCCGGCGCGGACGGGTGCTGGACAAGGTGGGCCAGAAAGGTCAGGACACCTCGGAGCTGTTCTTCGAGGACGTCCGCGTCCCGGTGTCCAACCTGCTCGGCACTCGGGAAGGGCAGGGCTTCGTCCAGCTGATGCAGCAGCTTCCGCAGGAACGGCTGATCATCGCCGTCGGATCGGTGGCGGGCATGGAGGCCGCGCTGGAGGCGACGTTGCGCTACACCAAGGAGCGGCACGCCTTCGGCAAGCCGGTGTTCGCGTTCCAGAACACCAAGTTCAAGCTCGCCGAGGTGGCCACAGAAACCCGGGTGGCCCGGGTCTTCCTGGACGATTGCATCGCGCGGCACCTCCGTGGGGAGCTGGACATCCCGACCGTCGCCATGGCCAAGTGGTGGACCACCGACCGCGCCATGTCGGTGGCCGACGAATGCCTACAGCTGCACGGCGGCTACGGCTACATGACCGAATACCCGATCTCGCGGATGTGGACCGACAGCCGCGTGCAGAAGATCTACGGCGGCACCAACGAGATCATGAAGGAGATCATCGCCCGCAGCCTGTGA
- a CDS encoding DUF4442 domain-containing protein — protein MSDVGTPPFEDIVNGALEYTIPIAHKMGVRAVEVRRGFAATSVPAEGNGNHFGVMYAGVLFTVAEILGGAIAVATFDNSAFYPLVKDLRVFFRKPARTDVRAEATLSEAEIARVTAEAAENGKSEFTLRAVVTDADGVVVAETEGLYQLRAHGK, from the coding sequence ATGAGCGACGTCGGGACTCCTCCGTTCGAGGACATCGTCAACGGGGCACTGGAATACACCATCCCGATCGCGCACAAGATGGGTGTCCGGGCGGTGGAGGTGCGGCGGGGTTTCGCGGCGACCTCGGTGCCCGCCGAGGGCAACGGCAACCACTTCGGCGTGATGTACGCCGGTGTGCTGTTCACCGTCGCCGAGATCCTCGGCGGCGCGATCGCGGTGGCGACCTTCGACAACTCCGCGTTCTATCCGCTGGTGAAGGACCTGCGCGTGTTCTTCCGCAAGCCGGCCAGGACCGACGTGCGGGCGGAGGCGACGCTGTCGGAGGCGGAGATCGCACGCGTCACCGCGGAGGCGGCGGAGAACGGCAAATCCGAGTTCACTTTGCGGGCGGTGGTCACCGACGCCGACGGCGTGGTCGTCGCCGAAACCGAGGGGCTCTACCAGTTGCGGGCGCACGGGAAGTAG
- a CDS encoding transglycosylase family protein has protein sequence MSHNRKFTTRVLGFTAALGALVAVPFGLSTATASAHNWDAVAQCESSGNWSTNTGNGFSGGLQFTQSTWEANGGTGSPSNASREEQIRVAENVLATQGPGAWPVCGAYL, from the coding sequence ATGTCGCATAACCGTAAATTCACCACTCGTGTTCTCGGCTTCACCGCGGCTCTCGGCGCTCTCGTCGCCGTGCCGTTCGGCCTGTCCACCGCCACCGCTTCGGCCCACAACTGGGATGCCGTCGCGCAGTGCGAGAGCAGTGGCAACTGGTCCACCAACACCGGAAACGGCTTCTCGGGCGGCCTGCAGTTCACCCAGAGCACCTGGGAGGCCAACGGCGGCACCGGCAGCCCGTCCAACGCCAGCCGCGAGGAGCAGATCCGCGTCGCCGAGAACGTGCTCGCGACCCAGGGTCCGGGCGCCTGGCCTGTGTGCGGCGCTTACCTCTGA
- a CDS encoding SDR family NAD(P)-dependent oxidoreductase, translating into MSVRTALVTGGSRGIGAEVARRLAGEGYHVTLVARTRDTLEQTAARLRDETGADVHPVVAQMNDLDQLRDLVRAHEERFGGMNVLVLGAGTGTAGTVADLPPKSCERMLEVNFRAPLTLIQAALPLLRKSADTDRERGAKIVALASITGVAAEAGLAAYGATKAALISLCETVSLEESGNGVSATAVSPGYVDTDMTAWKRDVLDRSTMLTTGDVAEMVLAITRLSRNAVVPNIVLSRAGDRLWRA; encoded by the coding sequence ATGAGCGTCCGTACCGCGCTGGTCACCGGTGGGTCGCGCGGCATCGGCGCCGAGGTGGCGCGCCGCCTGGCCGGCGAGGGCTATCACGTGACTCTCGTCGCGCGCACCCGCGACACCCTCGAGCAGACCGCGGCCCGTCTGCGCGACGAGACGGGCGCCGACGTGCATCCGGTGGTCGCGCAGATGAACGACCTCGATCAGCTGCGCGACCTGGTGCGAGCACACGAGGAACGCTTCGGTGGCATGAACGTGCTGGTGCTCGGCGCGGGCACCGGCACCGCCGGCACCGTGGCCGACCTACCGCCGAAAAGCTGCGAGCGCATGCTGGAGGTGAATTTTCGCGCACCGCTCACGCTGATCCAGGCGGCGCTTCCGCTGCTGCGCAAGAGCGCGGACACCGATCGGGAGCGCGGCGCGAAGATCGTCGCGCTCGCGTCGATCACCGGTGTCGCCGCAGAGGCGGGCCTGGCCGCCTACGGAGCCACCAAAGCGGCGCTGATCTCGCTGTGCGAAACCGTGTCGCTGGAGGAGTCCGGGAACGGCGTCAGCGCCACCGCGGTGTCCCCCGGCTACGTCGACACCGACATGACCGCGTGGAAGCGTGATGTTCTCGACCGGTCCACGATGCTCACCACCGGCGACGTCGCCGAGATGGTCCTGGCGATCACCCGGTTGTCCCGCAACGCGGTGGTGCCGAACATCGTGCTGTCCCGCGCCGGTGACCGGCTGTGGCGTGCCTGA
- a CDS encoding thiolase family protein, producing the protein MRFARSARSARSAVIVDVVRTPSGKGKAGGGLSDVHPATLLAGVLAELVARNDLDPAMVDDVVGGCVTQSGEQAFNISRTAALAAGFPESVPATTVDRQCGSSQQAAHFAAQGVIAGAYDIAIACGVESMSRAPMFSNGQGKDANRGPLAHRYPDGLIQQGIAAEVISARWKFDRTALDEFAARSHQLAARAAAAGGFDNELVPAGALTADETIRPSTTGESLAKLRPAFADDQYTTRFPEIEWSITPGNSSPLTDGASAALIMSEEAAAKLGLRPRARFHSFAVVGDDPLLMLTAVIPATRKVLERAGLGIDDIDAYEVNEAFAPVPLVWQHELNADPQRLNPRGGAIALGHPLGASGTRILATLVNHLEQTGSRYGLQTMCEAGGLANATIIERLG; encoded by the coding sequence ATGAGATTCGCGAGGTCCGCGAGGTCCGCGAGGTCCGCCGTCATCGTCGATGTCGTCCGCACACCGTCCGGTAAGGGCAAGGCAGGCGGCGGCCTGTCGGACGTGCATCCGGCCACCTTGCTGGCGGGCGTGCTCGCCGAACTCGTCGCCCGTAACGACCTCGATCCCGCGATGGTGGACGACGTGGTCGGCGGATGCGTCACACAGAGCGGCGAGCAGGCGTTCAACATCAGCAGGACCGCCGCGCTGGCCGCGGGGTTCCCGGAGTCGGTGCCCGCCACCACGGTCGACCGGCAGTGCGGGTCCAGCCAGCAGGCCGCGCATTTCGCGGCCCAGGGTGTCATCGCGGGCGCCTACGACATCGCGATCGCGTGCGGCGTCGAATCGATGAGCCGCGCGCCGATGTTCTCCAACGGCCAGGGCAAGGACGCCAACCGCGGCCCACTCGCCCACCGCTACCCGGACGGCCTGATCCAGCAGGGCATCGCGGCCGAGGTGATCAGCGCCCGGTGGAAGTTCGATCGCACCGCGCTCGACGAATTCGCCGCCCGCTCGCATCAGCTCGCCGCTCGAGCCGCGGCGGCAGGCGGATTCGACAACGAACTGGTGCCCGCGGGCGCGCTGACGGCCGACGAGACCATCCGGCCCAGCACCACCGGTGAAAGCCTCGCGAAACTGCGGCCCGCCTTCGCCGACGATCAGTACACGACGCGCTTCCCCGAGATCGAGTGGTCGATCACCCCGGGGAACTCCTCCCCACTGACCGACGGCGCCTCGGCCGCACTGATCATGAGCGAGGAAGCGGCGGCGAAGCTGGGCTTGCGCCCGCGCGCCCGATTCCACTCGTTCGCCGTGGTGGGCGACGACCCGCTGCTGATGCTCACAGCCGTCATCCCGGCCACTCGCAAAGTACTCGAGCGCGCCGGACTGGGCATCGACGACATCGACGCCTACGAGGTGAACGAGGCGTTCGCGCCGGTGCCGCTGGTCTGGCAGCACGAGTTGAACGCCGACCCGCAGCGGCTGAACCCCCGCGGCGGCGCGATCGCCCTCGGCCATCCACTGGGCGCCTCGGGCACCCGCATCCTGGCGACGCTGGTCAACCACCTGGAGCAGACCGGCAGCCGTTACGGTCTGCAGACGATGTGCGAGGCGGGCGGGTTGGCCAACGCCACGATCATCGAACGTCTCGGATGA
- a CDS encoding ABC transporter ATP-binding protein has protein sequence MTLDAHLRITRESFRLDICVTVAPGEVVALLGPNGAGKTTALRALAGLTPLTEGAIRLDDETWDAPPKVFVPAERRRIGVVFQDYLLFSHLSALENVAFGLRARGHGRAAARARAAHWLERVGLAPQAAAEPRALSGGQAQRVALARALATDPALLLLDEPLAALDASTRLRVRSDLAHHLADYPGHTVLVTHDPLDAMVLADRLVIVEDGAVVQHGPPAEVARRPRSDYVANLVGLNLYRGTARDTTVHLADGGSFTVAEPGSGPVHVAFAPTAVGLHPAPPAGSPRNTWPVTVAAIEQHAHTVRVRLDGAPPVLADVTPATVAELRLRPGLRLWAAVKATETHTYPA, from the coding sequence GTGACGCTGGACGCGCACCTGCGGATCACCCGGGAGTCGTTCCGGCTCGACATCTGCGTGACCGTCGCGCCGGGTGAGGTGGTCGCCCTGCTCGGCCCCAACGGCGCGGGCAAGACCACCGCGTTGCGCGCGCTGGCCGGGCTGACGCCGCTCACCGAGGGCGCGATCCGGCTCGACGACGAAACCTGGGACGCGCCGCCGAAGGTGTTCGTCCCCGCCGAGCGGCGACGGATCGGCGTCGTCTTCCAGGACTACTTGCTGTTCTCCCACCTCAGCGCTCTGGAGAATGTCGCGTTCGGGCTGCGCGCTCGCGGGCACGGTCGCGCCGCGGCCCGCGCACGCGCCGCGCACTGGCTCGAGCGCGTCGGGCTGGCGCCGCAGGCCGCCGCCGAACCGCGCGCCCTGTCCGGAGGCCAGGCGCAGCGAGTGGCGCTGGCCCGGGCACTGGCCACCGACCCGGCGCTGCTGCTGCTCGACGAACCACTGGCCGCGCTGGATGCGAGCACGCGGCTACGGGTCCGGTCGGACCTCGCCCACCATTTGGCCGACTATCCCGGGCACACCGTGCTCGTCACGCACGATCCGCTCGACGCGATGGTCCTGGCCGACCGCCTGGTGATCGTCGAGGACGGCGCGGTGGTGCAGCACGGTCCGCCCGCCGAGGTCGCACGGCGGCCGCGCTCCGACTACGTCGCCAACCTGGTCGGTCTCAACCTCTATCGCGGGACCGCCCGGGACACCACCGTCCACCTCGCGGACGGGGGTTCGTTCACCGTGGCCGAGCCGGGCAGCGGACCGGTGCACGTCGCCTTCGCACCGACCGCGGTCGGCCTGCACCCGGCGCCTCCCGCGGGCAGCCCGCGCAACACCTGGCCGGTCACCGTCGCCGCGATCGAACAGCACGCCCACACCGTCCGAGTCCGGCTCGACGGCGCCCCACCCGTGCTCGCCGACGTCACCCCGGCCACCGTGGCCGAGCTGCGACTTCGGCCCGGCCTGCGACTGTGGGCAGCGGTCAAGGCCACCGAAACCCACACCTACCCGGCGTGA
- the modB gene encoding molybdate ABC transporter permease subunit: protein MIRAARRRTPAGRRPLVLVLPAVGALAFLVVPLLGLLLRAPWRTLPDRLLTAEVGQALRLSLVCASLATVICLVFGIPLAWLLARGEVPGSGLIRALVTVPLVLPPVVGGVALLLVLGRRGLVGRYLHEWLGVSLPFTTAGVVVAEAFVAMPFLVISVEGALRAADPRFEEAAATLGASRWLTFRRVTVPSVLPGIVAGAVLCWARALGEFGATITFAGNFPGRTTTMPLAVYLALETDPADAIVLSLVLLGVSVAVLVALRERWIRGVM from the coding sequence GTGATCCGCGCGGCACGGCGACGGACACCCGCGGGACGACGCCCCCTCGTCCTGGTGCTGCCCGCGGTGGGTGCGCTGGCGTTCCTGGTCGTACCGCTGCTGGGATTGCTGTTGCGCGCGCCGTGGCGGACGCTGCCCGACCGGCTGCTGACCGCGGAAGTCGGCCAGGCGCTGCGCCTTTCGCTGGTGTGCGCGAGCCTGGCGACGGTGATCTGCCTGGTATTCGGCATCCCGCTGGCCTGGCTGCTCGCGCGCGGCGAGGTACCGGGAAGCGGGCTGATCCGGGCACTGGTCACCGTTCCGCTGGTGTTGCCCCCGGTCGTCGGCGGCGTCGCCTTGCTGCTGGTGCTCGGCAGGCGCGGATTGGTCGGCCGCTACCTGCACGAATGGCTCGGCGTGTCGTTGCCGTTCACGACCGCGGGCGTGGTGGTCGCGGAGGCGTTCGTGGCGATGCCGTTCCTGGTGATCTCGGTGGAGGGCGCGCTGCGGGCGGCCGATCCGCGCTTCGAAGAGGCGGCCGCGACCCTCGGCGCGTCGCGCTGGCTGACCTTCCGGCGGGTCACGGTGCCGTCGGTGCTGCCCGGCATCGTCGCGGGCGCGGTGTTGTGCTGGGCGCGGGCGCTGGGTGAATTCGGCGCCACCATCACGTTCGCGGGTAACTTCCCCGGGCGGACCACCACGATGCCGTTGGCGGTCTACCTGGCGCTGGAGACCGATCCGGCCGACGCGATCGTGCTGAGCCTGGTCCTGCTCGGCGTCTCGGTGGCGGTGCTGGTCGCGCTGCGGGAGCGGTGGATCCGAGGTGTGATGTGA
- the modA gene encoding molybdate ABC transporter substrate-binding protein yields MIRSLSVVAAAGVAAMALTGCGSDDAGSADADRIGGTVTVFAAASLTETFTELGDRFEAAHPGVRVVYSFGASSALAEQIIQGAPADVFAAAAPKNMQQVVDAGEVTAAPATFARNRLEIAVPKGNPGGVTALADFGRTELEIALCAEQVPCGAAATTVFQAAGVDPRPDTRETDVKAALTKVKLGEVDAALVYRTDVRAGGAQVEGIAVPEAGKAINDYPVAPLAHAPNAAAAAAFVEFIRSDQARAVFAEAGFETP; encoded by the coding sequence ATGATTCGATCGCTGAGCGTGGTGGCCGCTGCCGGAGTCGCCGCGATGGCGTTGACCGGTTGCGGCTCCGACGACGCGGGCTCCGCAGATGCGGACCGGATCGGCGGCACCGTGACGGTGTTCGCCGCGGCCTCGCTGACCGAGACGTTCACCGAACTCGGCGACCGGTTCGAGGCCGCGCACCCGGGGGTGCGGGTGGTCTACAGCTTCGGCGCCAGCTCCGCACTCGCCGAACAGATCATCCAGGGCGCACCCGCCGACGTCTTCGCCGCGGCCGCGCCGAAGAACATGCAGCAGGTCGTGGACGCGGGCGAGGTCACCGCCGCACCGGCCACCTTCGCGCGCAACAGGCTGGAGATCGCGGTGCCGAAGGGCAATCCCGGTGGGGTCACCGCACTGGCCGATTTCGGCAGGACCGAGCTCGAGATAGCGCTGTGCGCCGAGCAGGTGCCGTGCGGCGCGGCCGCGACGACGGTCTTCCAGGCGGCGGGCGTCGACCCCCGGCCGGACACGCGCGAGACCGACGTCAAAGCGGCGCTGACCAAGGTGAAACTCGGCGAGGTCGACGCCGCCCTGGTCTATCGCACCGACGTGCGAGCGGGCGGCGCTCAGGTGGAGGGCATCGCCGTCCCGGAAGCAGGCAAGGCGATCAACGACTATCCGGTGGCACCGCTGGCGCACGCGCCCAATGCCGCGGCGGCGGCCGCGTTCGTCGAATTCATACGTTCCGACCAGGCGCGCGCGGTGTTCGCGGAGGCGGGATTCGAGACACCGTGA
- a CDS encoding helix-turn-helix transcriptional regulator, protein MSNLRISEAASLLGVSDDTVRRWIDQGKLTALQLGNGRKGVSGRELAEFLRANAEAPQPGVTVAASARNRMRGIVTRVVKDTVMAQVEMQAGPFRLVSLLSRESVEELGLEVGSVAVASVKSTHVVVEIPES, encoded by the coding sequence ATGTCGAATTTGCGGATCAGCGAGGCTGCCTCGCTGCTCGGGGTCAGCGACGACACCGTGCGGCGCTGGATCGATCAGGGCAAACTGACCGCGCTCCAGCTCGGCAACGGGCGCAAGGGCGTCAGCGGGCGGGAACTCGCCGAGTTCCTCCGGGCCAACGCGGAGGCTCCCCAGCCGGGGGTCACCGTGGCCGCGTCGGCGCGCAATCGCATGCGCGGCATCGTCACGCGGGTGGTCAAGGACACCGTCATGGCCCAGGTCGAAATGCAGGCCGGGCCGTTCCGCCTGGTGTCGCTGCTGAGCCGGGAGTCGGTCGAGGAACTCGGGCTCGAAGTCGGCAGCGTCGCGGTGGCGTCGGTCAAATCGACACACGTCGTCGTCGAGATACCGGAGAGTTGA